The Takifugu rubripes chromosome 7, fTakRub1.2, whole genome shotgun sequence genome has a segment encoding these proteins:
- the LOC101064911 gene encoding cornifelin homolog, which produces MSTMSNPVITHQPGSGGYGTNVQTGEWSTGLCSCCTDFFVCAIGCFCPMILSCYTANKYGENCCLGCLPGGMTAIRTHMRLTYGIQGTIINDALMTFFCGICETCRMAREVRIRNGDISM; this is translated from the exons ATGTCTACGATGTCAAACCCGGTGATCACCCACCAACCAGGATCAGGCGGATATGGGACGAATGTTCAGACAGGAGAGTGGAGCACCGGTCTGTGCTCCTGCTGCACCGACTTCTTTGTCT GTGCTATTGGCTGCTTCTGCCCCATGATTTTAAGCTGCTACACTGCGAATAAGTATGGAGAGAACTGCTGCTTGGGATGTTTGCCAGGTGGCATGACAGCCATCAGGACTCACATGAGGCTGACGTATGGCATTCAG GGAACAATAATTAACGACGCCTTGATGACCTTCTTCTGTGGAATCTGTGAGACATGCAGGATGGCGCGCGAGGTCCGTATCAGGAATGGAGACATTTCTATGTAG
- the oscp1b gene encoding protein OSCP1, whose amino-acid sequence MSSRTLPLLFINLGGEMLYILDQRLRAQNIPADKAKKVMNDIITTMFNKKFLEELFKPQELYSKKALRTVFDRLAHASIMRLNQASMDKLYDLMTMAFKYQVLLCPRPKDILLVSFNHMDAIRDFVKDTPAILNQVDETYQQLIEMYAPMTSGDFQLMRQTLLIFFQDMHIRVSIFLKDKVQNSNGRFVLPTSGPVPFGTQVPGTIRLFSCSGEEVSRLQFSNGGNYSVALREGSFEIFGDRVTKLGTNMYSVSRPVETHMSGTTKTSAQHTKVNTAPNPLAKEELNLLARLMGGLEVQKLGNADTDFRLNLFANDKEEEEALLLRPDELSYGVIKIQATKDQQASAELAKIMGEFTESGDQPASACSKGDDLLAMMDGL is encoded by the exons ATGTCCTCAAGAACCTTGCCTCTGTTATTCATCAACCTCGGCGGAGAAATGTTGTACATCTTAGACCAGCGGCTTCGAGCTCAAAACATCCCAGCCGACAAAGCTAAGAAAG TTATGAATGACATCATTACCACCATGTTCAACAAAAAGTTCCTTGAAGAGCTTTTCAAGCCCCAGGAGCTCTATTCTAAGAAGGCGCTGCGGACTGTGTTTGACCGGCTGGCCCACGCCTCCATCATGCGACTCAATCAAGCCAGCATGGACAAG CTCTATGACTTGATGACCATGGCGTTCAAGTATCAGGTGCTTCTCTGTCCCCGACCGAAGGACATTCTCCTCGTCTCATTCAACCACATGGATGCAATCAGAGACTTTGTCAAAGACACTCCCGCCATTCTCAACCAGGTCGATGAGACGTACCAACAGCTCATAGAG ATGTATGCACCCATGACAAGCGGGGACTTTCAGTTGATGAGACAAACTCTCCTCATCTTCTTTCAGGACATGCATATCAGG GTGTCCATTTTCCTGAAGGACAAAGTTCAGAACTCCAATGGTCGCTTTGTGCTTCCAACTAGTGGTCCTGTGCCCTTTGGTACCCAAGTTCCTGGTACGATAAG GTTGTTTAGTTGCTCTGGTGAAGAAGTGAGCAGACTGCAGTTCAGTAATGGAGGGAACTATTCTGTTGCTCTCCGGGAAGGTTCTTTTGAGATATTTGGAGACCGGGTCACCAAATTAGGCACAAACAT GTACAGTGTGAGCCGCCCAGTGGAAACTCATATGTCAGGAACGACTAAAACTTCTGCTCAGCACACCAAGGTCAACACTGCTCCGAACCCTTTGGCCAAAGAGGAGTTGAACCTGTTGGCCAGGCTAATGGGAGGGTTAGAAGTTCAGAAACTGGGAAACGCAGACACCGACTTCCGACTCAACCTCTTTGCCAACGACAAGGAAGAAGA AGAGGCATTATTATTGAGACCAGATGAGCTGTCATACGGAGTCATAAAGATTCAAGCAACAAAG GACCAACAGGCCAGCGCTGAGCTTGCTAAAATCATGGGAGAGTTTACAGAGTCTGGGGATCAACCAGCCAGTGCCTGCAGCAAAGGAGATGACCTTCTGGCCATGATGGATGGTCTGTGA